A genomic region of Dunckerocampus dactyliophorus isolate RoL2022-P2 chromosome 10, RoL_Ddac_1.1, whole genome shotgun sequence contains the following coding sequences:
- the s1pr4 gene encoding sphingosine 1-phosphate receptor 4 isoform X2 produces the protein MDLLSSLTSSSSCPHLYRLPGHHGNTSLSQVILRHYNHTGRLHNRAAPNSQNPISASMAVLLFFSVVIVLENSLVLAAVVSLIRRSRRWVYVCIANITVSDLLTGAAYLVNICMSGSRTFHLAPALWLFREGMLFVALAASIFSLLLIAVERYMTIMKPLPHKSAGSTYYRIYGLVALCWVLALVLGFLPLLGWNCVCSLDRCSTLLPLYSKTYILFSLVIFFLILLAIGVLYGAIYCHVHRSAQLGIQRCRKRSLALLKTVIIIVGVFMLCWGPLFLLLLVDFFCTSRQCAPLFSADVFISLAVLNSGVNPIIYALGSGEMRRAMARLLCLCRLCRKEAFSSKETSSTSESKARNLGVASPSKSRKAWKKCRLSSTTSCLSVSSG, from the coding sequence ATGGATCTTCTCTCCTCCCTCACATCCTCGTCCTCCTGCCCTCACTTGTACCGTTTACCCGGTCACCACGGAAACACCTCCCTCAGCCAGGTGATCCTGCGGCATTACAACCACACGGGCCGCCTGCACAACCGCGCCGCGCCAAACTCCCAGAACCCCATCAGCGCCTCCATGGCCGTCCTCCTGTTCTTCAGCGTTGTCATCGTCCTGGAGAATTCCTTGGTGCTGGCGGCCGTCGTTTCCCTCATCCGCCGCAGCCGACGTTGGGTGTACGTGTGCATCGCCAACATCACGGTCAGCGACCTCCTGACGGGCGCCGCCTACCTGGTCAACATCTGCATGTCCGGCAGTCGGACTTTCCACCTGGCCCCGGCGCTTTGGCTTTTCCGAGAGGGCATGCTGTTTGTCGCCTTGGCGGCATCCATCTTTAGCTTGCTGCTGATCGCCGTGGAGCGGTACATGACCATCATGAAGCCGCTGCCTCACAAGTCAGCCGGGAGCACCTACTACAGGATCTACGGCCTGGTGGCTCTCTGCTGGGTTTTGGCGCTGGTGCTCGGGTTCCTTCCCTTGTTGGGATGGAACTGTGTGTGCAGCCTGGACCGGTGCTCCACCCTCCTGCCTCTCTATTCCAAGACCTACATCTTGTTCTCCCTGGTCATCTTCTTCCTAATTCTCCTGGCTATCGGCGTGCTCTACGGCGCCATCTACTGCCACGTGCACAGGAGCGCACAACTGGGGATCCAGCGCTGCCGCAAGCGCTCCTTGGCCCTGCTTAAAACCGTCATCATCATCGTGGGGGTCTTCATGCTGTGCTGGGGGCCGCTGTTCCTTCTGCTGCTGGTGGACTTCTTCTGCACGTCCCGCCAGTGCGCTCCGCTCTTCAGCGCCGATGTCTTCATCTCCCTGGCGGTCCTCAACTCGGGCGTCAACCCCATCATCTACGCTCTGGGCAGCGGCGAGATGAGGAGGGCCATGGCTCGGCTCCTGTGTCTCTGCCGCCTCTGTCGCAAGGAGGCCTTCTCCTCCAAGGAGACCAGCAGCACCTCGGAGAGCAAGGCCAGGAACCTCGGCGTGGCCTCCCCGAGCAAGTCTCGCAAGGCCTGGAAAAAATGCAGGCTGAGCTCCACCACCAGCTGCCTGTCGGTTTCGAGTGGTTAG
- the s1pr4 gene encoding sphingosine 1-phosphate receptor 4 isoform X1 has translation MEELTVLTRLQRDDRVRCAWSEAIACLPRSFTLIPAHTSCAPAMDLLSSLTSSSSCPHLYRLPGHHGNTSLSQVILRHYNHTGRLHNRAAPNSQNPISASMAVLLFFSVVIVLENSLVLAAVVSLIRRSRRWVYVCIANITVSDLLTGAAYLVNICMSGSRTFHLAPALWLFREGMLFVALAASIFSLLLIAVERYMTIMKPLPHKSAGSTYYRIYGLVALCWVLALVLGFLPLLGWNCVCSLDRCSTLLPLYSKTYILFSLVIFFLILLAIGVLYGAIYCHVHRSAQLGIQRCRKRSLALLKTVIIIVGVFMLCWGPLFLLLLVDFFCTSRQCAPLFSADVFISLAVLNSGVNPIIYALGSGEMRRAMARLLCLCRLCRKEAFSSKETSSTSESKARNLGVASPSKSRKAWKKCRLSSTTSCLSVSSG, from the coding sequence GTGTGCGTTGTGCTTGGAGTGAGGCGATAGCCTGCCTTCCCAGGAGTTTCACACTCATTCCCGCTCACACCAGCTGCGCCCCGGCCATGGATCTTCTCTCCTCCCTCACATCCTCGTCCTCCTGCCCTCACTTGTACCGTTTACCCGGTCACCACGGAAACACCTCCCTCAGCCAGGTGATCCTGCGGCATTACAACCACACGGGCCGCCTGCACAACCGCGCCGCGCCAAACTCCCAGAACCCCATCAGCGCCTCCATGGCCGTCCTCCTGTTCTTCAGCGTTGTCATCGTCCTGGAGAATTCCTTGGTGCTGGCGGCCGTCGTTTCCCTCATCCGCCGCAGCCGACGTTGGGTGTACGTGTGCATCGCCAACATCACGGTCAGCGACCTCCTGACGGGCGCCGCCTACCTGGTCAACATCTGCATGTCCGGCAGTCGGACTTTCCACCTGGCCCCGGCGCTTTGGCTTTTCCGAGAGGGCATGCTGTTTGTCGCCTTGGCGGCATCCATCTTTAGCTTGCTGCTGATCGCCGTGGAGCGGTACATGACCATCATGAAGCCGCTGCCTCACAAGTCAGCCGGGAGCACCTACTACAGGATCTACGGCCTGGTGGCTCTCTGCTGGGTTTTGGCGCTGGTGCTCGGGTTCCTTCCCTTGTTGGGATGGAACTGTGTGTGCAGCCTGGACCGGTGCTCCACCCTCCTGCCTCTCTATTCCAAGACCTACATCTTGTTCTCCCTGGTCATCTTCTTCCTAATTCTCCTGGCTATCGGCGTGCTCTACGGCGCCATCTACTGCCACGTGCACAGGAGCGCACAACTGGGGATCCAGCGCTGCCGCAAGCGCTCCTTGGCCCTGCTTAAAACCGTCATCATCATCGTGGGGGTCTTCATGCTGTGCTGGGGGCCGCTGTTCCTTCTGCTGCTGGTGGACTTCTTCTGCACGTCCCGCCAGTGCGCTCCGCTCTTCAGCGCCGATGTCTTCATCTCCCTGGCGGTCCTCAACTCGGGCGTCAACCCCATCATCTACGCTCTGGGCAGCGGCGAGATGAGGAGGGCCATGGCTCGGCTCCTGTGTCTCTGCCGCCTCTGTCGCAAGGAGGCCTTCTCCTCCAAGGAGACCAGCAGCACCTCGGAGAGCAAGGCCAGGAACCTCGGCGTGGCCTCCCCGAGCAAGTCTCGCAAGGCCTGGAAAAAATGCAGGCTGAGCTCCACCACCAGCTGCCTGTCGGTTTCGAGTGGTTAG